The Chitinophaga sp. Cy-1792 genome contains the following window.
TATACTGTTAAGATCAATAATTTCGGTTGGAAAAACGTAGACGAGGAAACACGCAGTATTGCTGCTACCCGTGCCTGTAAATTAAGTGTAGCACTGACCCAGCCTGCAGATCCATCTTTACATATTTTCCTGGTAATACCAGATGACAGGATTTTTTCACTTGGGGGCTTGTTAGTTGATGGGAAGTCTTATGGCTTTTATGGCACAGACAGTCTCGTTTATCTTCCTATAAATAAATCTGCCTATGTGCTGGGAATAGCCGAAGCGGGCAACAAATTTCTCTTTGGTATGACACCTTTTACAACACAATTGCAGCTTGATCTGAAGCTGGATGTAAAGGAATCTGATCCAAAGGTATATGAAGAAGCGATAGCCAGGATTGGCGCAGATAAAGGTTTATCGACAACCGTGAATAAAATTACGGCAGATGGGGATTTTCCGAAACCAGCTCCAGGTGCGAGCTTAGAGGAAAAATATGCCTATTGGAAACAGCAGGCCGCAAAATGTAAGACAGGAGAAAAAATAGATTAACGCATCATAATTATATAACGGATTTTATCGGTAGTAATTCTCCGCGATCTCCATCGCAGGCAGGATAAGACATCATCATCTCCCTGGAAAAATCATTTATACAAATATTTTAGTAAGATGATTTTCAGGAAATACTACTGATCAGATAGATGACCAGGAATATACTCATCAGTACAATAAAACCAGTCAGGAGTGTGATCAGCCCGGAGGTGTGCTGATAGCTGCCTGTTTCCAGTTCTTTTTTAACAGTAAGATAGCGTTTATAGGAGAAAACAGCAGTCAGCATTCCTGCCACAACGATGATGACACCGGCAATGCCGGAATAGCCATGTGTAGGTATCGTATATGCCTTGCCAAGTGCGAGGGATATCTGCTTTATGAAGAGGGTAAACTTAACGACCACAAAACCGAATGCCATCATGCCAACGGCAGTGCGAATCCATGCCAGGAAGGTTCTTTCATTGGCCAGATGATCGCTTGGTCCGCCTTGTTTTCCCTGCTCCATGTTTAACGTTATTTTATGTTAATGTATAGAGAAATTACTGAATTTCAACGATTCAGACAAATTGCTGGCGGGAATATTGTCGTACTTAGAATAAGGGTTATAAGTATTACAGTTTTTGCATGAGAAAGGGAAATTATTTTACAGGCACCAGCGGCCTGGTTTTGCCATTTAAGAACAAAGCGTTTTTTCCGGAAGAATACAAGGGAATGAGCCGCTTGGAGGTATATGGTAAGCTGTTTAATTCCATTGAAATAAACAGCTCCTTTTACAATTTACCTATGCCCA
Protein-coding sequences here:
- a CDS encoding YidH family protein — translated: MEQGKQGGPSDHLANERTFLAWIRTAVGMMAFGFVVVKFTLFIKQISLALGKAYTIPTHGYSGIAGVIIVVAGMLTAVFSYKRYLTVKKELETGSYQHTSGLITLLTGFIVLMSIFLVIYLISSIS